From the genome of Fibrobacter sp. UWT2:
GGAGGTACGCTTGGCGGGCTTGTATTCGAGCGTAATCATGTGCGGCTCGTGAGAGCTGCCTTTACCGACTGTCACGTGGCCCATGAAGCCTTCCTTTTCGAGCTGCTTCATGTTGCGAACCTTGATGCTCAAGCCTTCGGTGTACTTGGCGACGGTCTTTGCGCGTTCCACGAATTCGGCGGGGTAGAGGTCCGAAGCACTTGTGTTGATCAGGTTCTTGGCGAGCGTCACGGCCTTCTGTTCCACAGCCACGTCTTCGGCGATTTTCTTGAAATCCTTGACATGTTCGCCGGCGACGATTTCGTAGGTCACCAGGAAGTTCGGCTTTTGCTTGCTCTTGTAGGCATCGAACTTGTAGTCAGCGTAATGCAGGCCGTGCAAAATGGCCTTGAACTGTTCATCGGCTGCATCGGCGAGGAACAGGCTCACGGTGGCAATCTGCTTCTTCATGGCGCGCTTCGCCAGGCGGTAGGCTGCCATACGCAGGTGGTCGAGGGCGGAAAGGCCGCGTTCCTTGGCTGCGTCTACAAAGAAGGTGTTGCAGCCGTCGATTTCGAGATATTCCAAATCTTCGAACGGGCCGTCATTCATGCCCTTGAGAATGGTATCGACCTGTTCTTCGCCTTCTTCGGTAAGAACGGTGGAAAATTGAATAGACTGCTTGACAAAAAAGAGGGCGTAAGCCTTGTTGTCAGTGTTTTTGAGATTTTCAGAGGAAACGATATTCAGATTCATGCCTTAAATGTAGTAAATGTAGGAAGTAGGCGGTAGGAAGTAGACAGTAGGCAGTAGGAAGTAGACGGTAGGAAGTAGGCAGTAGGAAGTCGGAAGTAGGTTGGATTATGCTTCGGGTTCTTGGTGACGCTTGATACCTTTTTATTGTCACCTCGTCACTTTTTTGGGGAGTCCTTTTGCAATTTAAATGAAAAAATGCTATAATGAAGTTGTAAAAAATGGAGGTTCAAATGAATCGTAAAATTACTGGTATTCTTAGCGTTCTTGCCCTTTCGGCATTTACCTTTGCTCAGGAACCCGCTGCCGCTACTGCAGCTCCTGCCGCTGCTCCGGCCGAAGAAGCCGCCCCTGTCGCCGTCCGTGGCGCAGATGCCGCTGCTCCCGCTGCAACTGAACAAGCAGCTCCTGCTGCCGCCGAAGCTCCCGCTGCCGCTGTTGCTGAAGCTCCTGCCGCTGCGGAACCTGTCGCAGAACCCGCTGTTGTCGTAGCCCCCAAGGCTGTGCGTGGTGCCGATAACAAGGATGTCGGTCCTTCTTCTGAAGCCGCCCAGCGTTTCCGCGATGCTCGCAATACCGTTTATTACGAAACCGTCTATACCCGTGAAGATGGCGTTCCCGTTCGTACCGTTTATGTTGCCGAACGCGAAGGCAAGGACACGGTTACCATGGATGAACTTAGGGGCCTTTATCCCATGAGCTTCAAGATTGGAGCCCATGCCTCTGTTGGTGCTTACCAGCTGGCTGGCAGTGATTGGGATAGCGACCAGTACAATGGTATGAACTGGAAAGCCGGTATCATGTCCATTATCCCGTTGAACGCCTATACAATGGGTATCAAGCTCGGTGTCCTTTTTGAACAGAGCCGCGCCAGCGAATCCTACTACGTAAACGAAGTCCCGACGAACTTCAAGTTCAGCCAGAAGAAAATCGATATCCCGGTACTCTTCACCTTCAAGGCTGCCACATCGAGAATCTTCTTCGACCTCGGTGCCGAAATGTCTATCCCGCTTTACGACAAGCTTCGCGTGTCTTATACCGACAGCAACGACAAGAAACATTCCAGCAGAACGGATATGATGGATGATTACCGTAATAACCTGGATTGGGCTTTTGTCTTTGGATTCTCGGTGATGGCTAACAAGTACATTTCTCTCGACATCTCCGCTAACCTGGGTATGTCCGATTTGTACGACGGCCACATGAAGAATCTGAACCTGAATCTGGATGCTTCTTCCTTCAACGTCGGAATTTCCGTCTACCCGTTCTAATATATGATCCTTGCCATTGTCGCTGTAATTCTTGGCCTAGCGGTTCTCGTCTGGAGTGCTGATAAATTCGTAGACGGAGCCGTAGGTATTGCCGAATTTTGCGGCATGTCTACACTTTTGATTGGTATGGTAATCGTAGGCTTTGGGACCTCTGCTCCGGAGCTTACGGTTTCTGCTATTTCGGCATCTCAAGGGAATCCCGAGCTGGCGCTCGGTAACGCCTACGGTAGCAACATTGCAAACATAGCCTTGATTCTTGGCGCAACGGCCCTGATTTCGCCTATCTTGATGCAACGTTCGGTTATCCGTGACGACTTGCCCATATTGATAGCAGTCTCCATTCTTTCGATTATCTTGGTGTGGGACGGTAGCGTGGTGCGCTGGAACGGCATCTTGCTGCTGGTGGTCTTTGTATTGGTGATGGGGTATAACAGCTGGCGCGAAATGAGGAAGGCTCATTCCGAGGCGGCTGAATCTGTCGAAGATAATTCTTCTGAAAAGGGCTCTTTGGGCAAGTCCATCTTGTGGCTTGTGCTTGGGCTCGTTTTGCTGGTGGCTAGCTCGCGCGCACTCGTGTGGGGGGCTGTCGAAATAGCCCGAACTCTTGGCGTGAGCGATCTTTTGATTGGTCTTACGATTGTGGCGGTGGGAACGTCTCTGCCGGAACTGGCCAGTTCCATTGCCGCAGCCCGCAAGGGTGAAAACGATCTTGCGTTGGGAAACATTATCGGTTCCAACCTGTTCAATACGCTGGCCGTCGTGGGCCTTGCAGCGACCATTTCTCCGATGGATGAAATCGAGAATGTGGTGACGACCCGCGATATGCCGCTTATGATTGCGTTGACTGTAGCCTTGATTGTTCTTGGCTTTAGGCGTAAGGGCGACGGTCGCTTGAATCGTATTGCCGGCGCAATTCTTTTAGCCGTCTATGTCGGCTACCTTACCCTGCTTGTTGTCCAAGCTACCTAAGCGGTAGGCGGGAAGAACAGGTACGCAATCGCGATGGCTGCAACTACGCCTGCGGCGTCTGCAATCAAGGCGCAAGTGACGGCGTGACGCGTCTTTTTAACACCTACAGATCCAAAGTAAACGGCGATGATGTAGAACGTCGTGTCGGCGGCTCCCTGGAACATGCAGCTCAGGCGGCCTGCGAAACTGTCGGGGCCTAGAGTCTTCATGGCATCGATCATCATGCCGCGGGCACCGCTACCGCTCAAGGGTTTCATGATGGCGGTGGGGAGTGCGGGAACAACGTCGTTACCTACACCGCAAAGTCCAAGAATCCAGGAAACGCCGTTCAGTAACAAGTCCATGGCACCGCTAGCGCGGAACACGGCCACGCCCACAAGAATGGCGACCAGGTTCGGGATAATCATCACGGCGGTATGGAAACCGTCCTTGGCGCCTTCTACGAAGGCTTCGTAAGCTTGAATCTTCTTGTAGACAGCCAGCCCGAGGAAGGCCACGATAATTCCGAACAGGGCGATACCGCTAATCAAAAGACTGGTGGTGCCGATGGCTTCGGCGGTCAAGTGGCTGAAGTAGACCATGATCGAAATGACGCAGGCCGAAAGACCGGCCAGCCAGGCGATCGTCACGGGGTCTTTAAGTTTGACTTTCTGGAAAAAGCTCAAGGCAAAGATGCCTGCAATGGTGCTGAAGAACGTAGAAAGCAAAAGGGGCAGGAAAACATCGCTGGGGTTAGATGCGCCCATCTGCGCACGGTAAGTCATGATGCTTACGGGAATCAGCGTAAGGCCGCTTGCATTCAAGACCAGGAACATAATCTGCGAGTTGCTCGCGACGGTCTTGTCTTCGTTCGGGTTGATTTCTTGCAGCTGCTTCATGGCCTGCAGGCCCATGGGCGTTGCGGCGTTGTCGAGACCCAGCATGTTCGCGCTGATGTTCATGAGCATGGTTCCAATCACCGGGTGGTTCTTGGGAATCTCGGGGAAGAGTCGGCTGAACAGCGGCGAAACAATCTTTGCAAGAATCTGTACGGCTCCCGCTTTTTCACCAATCTTCATGATGCCTAGCCAAAGGCTCAAGATGCCGGTAAGGCCGATAGCGATTTCGAATGCCGTCTTGGACATATCGAATGCACCGAGGATTGCCTTGTTGAATATGCCCGAGTCGCCAAAAGCGAGCCACTGGACCATGCAGGCGACAAATGCGCCAAAAAAGAAAACAAGCCAGATAATGTTTAAAACCATGGCTTGAAAAATAAAAAAAAGGCGAACCGTTTGATTTTCTCAAAGGTTCGCCTTTAATAGTTGATGGGTTTGTTTTCGACTTAGTCTTCGTCGTCGTCCATAGACATGAACTGAATCAACATTTCGCAAGTCATTTCACCTTGATAAACGTAGAAGGTGGTACTCTTGTCGCCAATGTCGCACTTCTTTCCGCCAGCGGGACACTTGTCTGTGAGGATACCATCGTTTTCTGCGTTGCATTCGCTCTTCAGCGACATGTCAGTCGTTTCGGCGCAGAATGCTCCG
Proteins encoded in this window:
- a CDS encoding M17 family metallopeptidase translates to MNLNIVSSENLKNTDNKAYALFFVKQSIQFSTVLTEEGEEQVDTILKGMNDGPFEDLEYLEIDGCNTFFVDAAKERGLSALDHLRMAAYRLAKRAMKKQIATVSLFLADAADEQFKAILHGLHYADYKFDAYKSKQKPNFLVTYEIVAGEHVKDFKKIAEDVAVEQKAVTLAKNLINTSASDLYPAEFVERAKTVAKYTEGLSIKVRNMKQLEKEGFMGHVTVGKGSSHEPHMITLEYKPAKRTSKDHLVIVGKGLTFDTGGLCLKPPKSMPEMISDMSGAATALAAIQAIATLKLPIRVSAVCCLAENAIGNKSVLPGDIFTAKNGKTVMVDNTDAEGRLVLSDGLAEAGLIGATHIVDLATLTGAMVRALGYAVTGFFSNDDDLGLKVINCGEACCEKFWSMPLEEEYADALKDKFADLKNTGSDAGAISAALFLQEFVPENTAWTHWDIAGTAFVDKKWKYTEYGATGFGVQTLIELAREMSSAE
- a CDS encoding outer membrane beta-barrel protein — its product is MNRKITGILSVLALSAFTFAQEPAAATAAPAAAPAEEAAPVAVRGADAAAPAATEQAAPAAAEAPAAAVAEAPAAAEPVAEPAVVVAPKAVRGADNKDVGPSSEAAQRFRDARNTVYYETVYTREDGVPVRTVYVAEREGKDTVTMDELRGLYPMSFKIGAHASVGAYQLAGSDWDSDQYNGMNWKAGIMSIIPLNAYTMGIKLGVLFEQSRASESYYVNEVPTNFKFSQKKIDIPVLFTFKAATSRIFFDLGAEMSIPLYDKLRVSYTDSNDKKHSSRTDMMDDYRNNLDWAFVFGFSVMANKYISLDISANLGMSDLYDGHMKNLNLNLDASSFNVGISVYPF
- a CDS encoding calcium/sodium antiporter → MILAIVAVILGLAVLVWSADKFVDGAVGIAEFCGMSTLLIGMVIVGFGTSAPELTVSAISASQGNPELALGNAYGSNIANIALILGATALISPILMQRSVIRDDLPILIAVSILSIILVWDGSVVRWNGILLLVVFVLVMGYNSWREMRKAHSEAAESVEDNSSEKGSLGKSILWLVLGLVLLVASSRALVWGAVEIARTLGVSDLLIGLTIVAVGTSLPELASSIAAARKGENDLALGNIIGSNLFNTLAVVGLAATISPMDEIENVVTTRDMPLMIALTVALIVLGFRRKGDGRLNRIAGAILLAVYVGYLTLLVVQAT
- a CDS encoding nucleoside recognition domain-containing protein codes for the protein MVLNIIWLVFFFGAFVACMVQWLAFGDSGIFNKAILGAFDMSKTAFEIAIGLTGILSLWLGIMKIGEKAGAVQILAKIVSPLFSRLFPEIPKNHPVIGTMLMNISANMLGLDNAATPMGLQAMKQLQEINPNEDKTVASNSQIMFLVLNASGLTLIPVSIMTYRAQMGASNPSDVFLPLLLSTFFSTIAGIFALSFFQKVKLKDPVTIAWLAGLSACVISIMVYFSHLTAEAIGTTSLLISGIALFGIIVAFLGLAVYKKIQAYEAFVEGAKDGFHTAVMIIPNLVAILVGVAVFRASGAMDLLLNGVSWILGLCGVGNDVVPALPTAIMKPLSGSGARGMMIDAMKTLGPDSFAGRLSCMFQGAADTTFYIIAVYFGSVGVKKTRHAVTCALIADAAGVVAAIAIAYLFFPPTA